One window of Leucoraja erinacea ecotype New England chromosome 14, Leri_hhj_1, whole genome shotgun sequence genomic DNA carries:
- the LOC129703277 gene encoding EEF1A lysine methyltransferase 3-like — translation METESYTDPANSYILERNYEFCGHKLWISQSADSVLASSSFIWDAGLALCQYVEKQRIIFSGMKVIELGAGTGIVGILAVLLGGDVTITDRPNVLKQIEHNVTASIPASCRNRVNIRALSWGLDHTQFPTDYDFILGGEIVYFAKTYPLLLKTLQHLSSERTIIYLASKMWQDFQINSFYEEILPKHFNCQLVNRNEEDDINVYKVTKKIPSSGDQPVT, via the exons ATGGAAACTGAGAGTTACACTGACCCTGCCAATAGCTACATTTTGGAGAGAAACTATGAGTTTTGTGGACATAAGCTGTGGATCAGTCAAAGCGCTGATTCCGTGCTTGCATCTTCCAGTTTTATATGGGATGCT GGTCTTGCTCTTTGTCAGTATGTTGAAAAACAGAGAATAATATTTTCTGGTATGAAAGTGATTGAACTGGGTGCAGGCACTGGAATTGTGGGAATCTTGGCAGTCCTACTAG gAGGCGATGTAACGATTACGGACCGACCAAATGTGTTGAAACAAATAGAACACAATGTTACTGCCAGCATTCCTGCTTCCTGCAGAAATCGGGTAAATATCCGTGCCCTATCATGGGGGCTTGATCATACTCAGTTTCCTACTGACTACGACTTCATCCTGGGAGGTGAAATCGTCTACTTTGCAAAGACCTATCCTTTATTATTAAAGACTCTACAGCATCTCAGCAGTGAAAGAACTATCATATACCTGGCTTCCAAAATGTGGCAGGACTTTCAGATCAATAGTTTCTACGAGGAAATTCTACCAAAACATTTTAATTGCCAACTCGTTAACAGAAACGAAGAAGATGACATCAACGTGTACAAAGTGACCAAGAAAATTCCAAGTTCTGGGGATCAGCCAGTAACATAG